Proteins encoded by one window of Vigna radiata var. radiata cultivar VC1973A chromosome 5, Vradiata_ver6, whole genome shotgun sequence:
- the LOC106759866 gene encoding uncharacterized protein LOC106759866 isoform X3, giving the protein MNTSIKPKLYHKKPPITVSHERAEMRESSRGRANGSVKGGKTSSKDRKLALQKDVDRLKKKLRREENIHRALERAFNRPLGALPRLPPYLPPYTLGLLAEVAVLEEEIVRLEEQVVHFRQDLYQEAVYMSSSKMKLEQSAGVSNSSPQSSPKLVKEESLSQTLDNAARSGTMSITLPKDRHGKENQTCTNSSKSSKQSICKGQTTKSPIKKLPIDNKSPQKRWDPPKKQQELRVKDLPIAEVRNHSLHDKPKGGESPNIISEIILKCLSSILLRMSTAKNLDSAGNVPHSWIPKSSKNCVEGSEFWDPYGICFEFGKRDIGPYKQLCAIEAKSFDPKRTAKSLFLLHRLKLLLRKLACVNFDNLNHQEKLAFWINIYNSCIMNAYIENGIPESPEMVVALMQKATINVGGHLLSATTIEHGILRLPYHFKFLNCKQTTLSKGGKNHETYGLELSEPLVTFALSCGTWSSPAVRIYTASRVENELEMAKKEYLQAAVGISKSKFLIPKLLDWYLLDFAKDLESLLDWICLQLPSDVGKEAIKFLEERKTEPLSQFVQIMPHEFNFRYLLCT; this is encoded by the exons ATGAACACCAGCATCAAGCCCAAGCTGTACCATAAGAAACCTCCCATCACGGTGTCACATGAAAGG GCAGAGATGCGGGAAAGCTCGCGAGGGAGAGCGAATGGTTCAGTTAAGGGTGGAAAAACATCGAGCAAAGATAGAAAACTGGCTTTACAGAAAGAT GTCGACAGGTTGAAGAAAAAGCTTAGGCGTGAAGAGAACATACACAGAGCATTGGAGAGAGCTTTCAACAGGCCTTTGGGAGCTCTGCCTCGTCTTCCTCCGTATCTCCCTCCCTAC ACACTAGGACTTCTGGCTGAGGTGGCAGTACTGGAAGAAGAAATTGTTAGGCTTGAAGAACAGGTTGTGCATTTCAGGCAGGACTTGTACCAGGAAGCTGTGTACATGTCATCCTCTAAGATGAAACTGGAGCAATCAGCCGGTGTTAGCAATTCAAGTCCGCAGAGTAGTCCCAAACTGGTTAAAGAGGAGTCCCTTTCCCAGACGCTGGATAATGCTGCAAGATCTGGAACTATGTCTATAACACTTCCAA AGGATAGACATGGAAAAGAGAACCAAACATGTACTAATTCTTCCAAGAGTAGCAAACAGTCCATATGCAAAGGCCAGACTACCAAATCGCCGATTAAGAAACTCCCCATCGACAATAAATCACCACAGAAACGTTGGGATCCTCCAAAAAAGCAG CAAGAACTAAGGGTGAAAGACCTGCCAATTGCAGAAGTGAGAAACCATAGTCTACACGACAAACCAAAAGGGGGAGAAAGTCCAAATATAATATCCGAAATTATTCTGAAGTGTTTATCAAGCATTCTCTTGAGAATGAGTACTGCGAAGAATTTGGATTCTGCAGGTAATGTACCACACTCATGGATTCCAAAATCTAGTAAAAACTGCGTTGAAGGAAGTGAGTTTTGGGATCCTTATGGTATCTGTTTCGAATTCGGAAAGAGGGATATTGGTCCATACAAGCAATTATGTGCAATTGAAGCCAAATCATTCGATCCAAAACGAACTGCAAAATCTTTGTTTTTACTGCACCGGTTGAA ACTTCTTCTGAGAAAACTAGCCTGTGTCAACTTTGATAATCTCAACCACCAGGAGAAGCTTGCATTCTGGATCAACATCTATAACTCATGTATAATGAAT GCGTACATAGAAAATGGCATACCGGAGAGTCCTGAAATGGTTGTTGCGCTGATGCAGAAG GCCACAATAAATGTGGGTGGACACTTGCTAAGTGCAACAACTATAGAACATGGCATTTTAAGACTTCCTTATCACTTCAAATTT CTAAATTGTAAACAGACAACATTATCAAAGGGAGGGAAAAATCATGAAACTTATGGACTAGAATTGTCAGAACCCCTGGTGACATTTGCTCTATCCTGTGGAACTTGGTCCTCTCCTGCT GTGAGAATTTACACAGCATCTCGGGTTGAGAACGAACTTGAGATGGCCAAAAAGGAATACTTACAGGCTGCAGTTGGAATTTCGAAATCAAAGTTCCTTATCCCGAAGCTGCTGGATTGGTATTTACTGGACTTTGCAAAAGACTTGGAATCATTGCTGGATTGGATTTGCCTCCAATTACCAAGTGATGTGGGGAAAGAAGCTATCAAGTTCCTTGAGGAAAGAAAAACCGAGCCCCTCTCACAGTTTGTACAGATTATGCCACACGAGTTCAATTTTAGATACTTGTTGTGTACAtag
- the LOC106759866 gene encoding uncharacterized protein LOC106759866 isoform X1 — MASVLTINDPRNSGKSAFFFFLLTKYRTMGGDRIGFYKPQEMRESSRGRANGSVKGGKTSSKDRKLALQKDVDRLKKKLRREENIHRALERAFNRPLGALPRLPPYLPPYTLGLLAEVAVLEEEIVRLEEQVVHFRQDLYQEAVYMSSSKMKLEQSAGVSNSSPQSSPKLVKEESLSQTLDNAARSGTMSITLPKDRHGKENQTCTNSSKSSKQSICKGQTTKSPIKKLPIDNKSPQKRWDPPKKQQELRVKDLPIAEVRNHSLHDKPKGGESPNIISEIILKCLSSILLRMSTAKNLDSAGNVPHSWIPKSSKNCVEGSEFWDPYGICFEFGKRDIGPYKQLCAIEAKSFDPKRTAKSLFLLHRLKLLLRKLACVNFDNLNHQEKLAFWINIYNSCIMNAYIENGIPESPEMVVALMQKATINVGGHLLSATTIEHGILRLPYHFKFLNCKQTTLSKGGKNHETYGLELSEPLVTFALSCGTWSSPAVRIYTASRVENELEMAKKEYLQAAVGISKSKFLIPKLLDWYLLDFAKDLESLLDWICLQLPSDVGKEAIKFLEERKTEPLSQFVQIMPHEFNFRYLLCT; from the exons ATGGCTTCAGTTTTAACAATCAATGATCCCAGAAATTCTGGAAAGtcggcattttttttttttttattgacaaagTACCGCACCATGGGAGGGGATCGAATTGGGTTCTATAAACCTCAAG AGATGCGGGAAAGCTCGCGAGGGAGAGCGAATGGTTCAGTTAAGGGTGGAAAAACATCGAGCAAAGATAGAAAACTGGCTTTACAGAAAGAT GTCGACAGGTTGAAGAAAAAGCTTAGGCGTGAAGAGAACATACACAGAGCATTGGAGAGAGCTTTCAACAGGCCTTTGGGAGCTCTGCCTCGTCTTCCTCCGTATCTCCCTCCCTAC ACACTAGGACTTCTGGCTGAGGTGGCAGTACTGGAAGAAGAAATTGTTAGGCTTGAAGAACAGGTTGTGCATTTCAGGCAGGACTTGTACCAGGAAGCTGTGTACATGTCATCCTCTAAGATGAAACTGGAGCAATCAGCCGGTGTTAGCAATTCAAGTCCGCAGAGTAGTCCCAAACTGGTTAAAGAGGAGTCCCTTTCCCAGACGCTGGATAATGCTGCAAGATCTGGAACTATGTCTATAACACTTCCAA AGGATAGACATGGAAAAGAGAACCAAACATGTACTAATTCTTCCAAGAGTAGCAAACAGTCCATATGCAAAGGCCAGACTACCAAATCGCCGATTAAGAAACTCCCCATCGACAATAAATCACCACAGAAACGTTGGGATCCTCCAAAAAAGCAG CAAGAACTAAGGGTGAAAGACCTGCCAATTGCAGAAGTGAGAAACCATAGTCTACACGACAAACCAAAAGGGGGAGAAAGTCCAAATATAATATCCGAAATTATTCTGAAGTGTTTATCAAGCATTCTCTTGAGAATGAGTACTGCGAAGAATTTGGATTCTGCAGGTAATGTACCACACTCATGGATTCCAAAATCTAGTAAAAACTGCGTTGAAGGAAGTGAGTTTTGGGATCCTTATGGTATCTGTTTCGAATTCGGAAAGAGGGATATTGGTCCATACAAGCAATTATGTGCAATTGAAGCCAAATCATTCGATCCAAAACGAACTGCAAAATCTTTGTTTTTACTGCACCGGTTGAA ACTTCTTCTGAGAAAACTAGCCTGTGTCAACTTTGATAATCTCAACCACCAGGAGAAGCTTGCATTCTGGATCAACATCTATAACTCATGTATAATGAAT GCGTACATAGAAAATGGCATACCGGAGAGTCCTGAAATGGTTGTTGCGCTGATGCAGAAG GCCACAATAAATGTGGGTGGACACTTGCTAAGTGCAACAACTATAGAACATGGCATTTTAAGACTTCCTTATCACTTCAAATTT CTAAATTGTAAACAGACAACATTATCAAAGGGAGGGAAAAATCATGAAACTTATGGACTAGAATTGTCAGAACCCCTGGTGACATTTGCTCTATCCTGTGGAACTTGGTCCTCTCCTGCT GTGAGAATTTACACAGCATCTCGGGTTGAGAACGAACTTGAGATGGCCAAAAAGGAATACTTACAGGCTGCAGTTGGAATTTCGAAATCAAAGTTCCTTATCCCGAAGCTGCTGGATTGGTATTTACTGGACTTTGCAAAAGACTTGGAATCATTGCTGGATTGGATTTGCCTCCAATTACCAAGTGATGTGGGGAAAGAAGCTATCAAGTTCCTTGAGGAAAGAAAAACCGAGCCCCTCTCACAGTTTGTACAGATTATGCCACACGAGTTCAATTTTAGATACTTGTTGTGTACAtag
- the LOC106759866 gene encoding uncharacterized protein LOC106759866 isoform X2, with protein sequence MASVLTINDPRNSGKSAFFFFLLTKYRTMGGDRIGFYKPQEMRESSRGRANGSVKGGKTSSKDRKLALQKDVDRLKKKLRREENIHRALERAFNRPLGALPRLPPYLPPYTLGLLAEVAVLEEEIVRLEEQVVHFRQDLYQEAVYMSSSKMKLEQSAGVSNSSPQSSPKLVKEESLSQTLDNAARSGTMSITLPKDRHGKENQTCTNSSKSSKQSICKGQTTKSPIKKLPIDNKSPQKRWDPPKKQQELRVKDLPIAEVRNHSLHDKPKGGESPNIISEIILKCLSSILLRMSTAKNLDSAGNVPHSWIPKSSKNCVEGSEFWDPYGICFEFGKRDIGPYKQLCAIEAKSFDPKRTAKSLFLLHRLKLLLRKLACVNFDNLNHQEKLAFWINIYNSCIMNAYIENGIPESPEMVVALMQKATINVGGHLLSATTIEHGILRLPYHFKFTTLSKGGKNHETYGLELSEPLVTFALSCGTWSSPAVRIYTASRVENELEMAKKEYLQAAVGISKSKFLIPKLLDWYLLDFAKDLESLLDWICLQLPSDVGKEAIKFLEERKTEPLSQFVQIMPHEFNFRYLLCT encoded by the exons ATGGCTTCAGTTTTAACAATCAATGATCCCAGAAATTCTGGAAAGtcggcattttttttttttttattgacaaagTACCGCACCATGGGAGGGGATCGAATTGGGTTCTATAAACCTCAAG AGATGCGGGAAAGCTCGCGAGGGAGAGCGAATGGTTCAGTTAAGGGTGGAAAAACATCGAGCAAAGATAGAAAACTGGCTTTACAGAAAGAT GTCGACAGGTTGAAGAAAAAGCTTAGGCGTGAAGAGAACATACACAGAGCATTGGAGAGAGCTTTCAACAGGCCTTTGGGAGCTCTGCCTCGTCTTCCTCCGTATCTCCCTCCCTAC ACACTAGGACTTCTGGCTGAGGTGGCAGTACTGGAAGAAGAAATTGTTAGGCTTGAAGAACAGGTTGTGCATTTCAGGCAGGACTTGTACCAGGAAGCTGTGTACATGTCATCCTCTAAGATGAAACTGGAGCAATCAGCCGGTGTTAGCAATTCAAGTCCGCAGAGTAGTCCCAAACTGGTTAAAGAGGAGTCCCTTTCCCAGACGCTGGATAATGCTGCAAGATCTGGAACTATGTCTATAACACTTCCAA AGGATAGACATGGAAAAGAGAACCAAACATGTACTAATTCTTCCAAGAGTAGCAAACAGTCCATATGCAAAGGCCAGACTACCAAATCGCCGATTAAGAAACTCCCCATCGACAATAAATCACCACAGAAACGTTGGGATCCTCCAAAAAAGCAG CAAGAACTAAGGGTGAAAGACCTGCCAATTGCAGAAGTGAGAAACCATAGTCTACACGACAAACCAAAAGGGGGAGAAAGTCCAAATATAATATCCGAAATTATTCTGAAGTGTTTATCAAGCATTCTCTTGAGAATGAGTACTGCGAAGAATTTGGATTCTGCAGGTAATGTACCACACTCATGGATTCCAAAATCTAGTAAAAACTGCGTTGAAGGAAGTGAGTTTTGGGATCCTTATGGTATCTGTTTCGAATTCGGAAAGAGGGATATTGGTCCATACAAGCAATTATGTGCAATTGAAGCCAAATCATTCGATCCAAAACGAACTGCAAAATCTTTGTTTTTACTGCACCGGTTGAA ACTTCTTCTGAGAAAACTAGCCTGTGTCAACTTTGATAATCTCAACCACCAGGAGAAGCTTGCATTCTGGATCAACATCTATAACTCATGTATAATGAAT GCGTACATAGAAAATGGCATACCGGAGAGTCCTGAAATGGTTGTTGCGCTGATGCAGAAG GCCACAATAAATGTGGGTGGACACTTGCTAAGTGCAACAACTATAGAACATGGCATTTTAAGACTTCCTTATCACTTCAAATTT ACAACATTATCAAAGGGAGGGAAAAATCATGAAACTTATGGACTAGAATTGTCAGAACCCCTGGTGACATTTGCTCTATCCTGTGGAACTTGGTCCTCTCCTGCT GTGAGAATTTACACAGCATCTCGGGTTGAGAACGAACTTGAGATGGCCAAAAAGGAATACTTACAGGCTGCAGTTGGAATTTCGAAATCAAAGTTCCTTATCCCGAAGCTGCTGGATTGGTATTTACTGGACTTTGCAAAAGACTTGGAATCATTGCTGGATTGGATTTGCCTCCAATTACCAAGTGATGTGGGGAAAGAAGCTATCAAGTTCCTTGAGGAAAGAAAAACCGAGCCCCTCTCACAGTTTGTACAGATTATGCCACACGAGTTCAATTTTAGATACTTGTTGTGTACAtag
- the LOC106759866 gene encoding uncharacterized protein LOC106759866 isoform X4, which yields MRESSRGRANGSVKGGKTSSKDRKLALQKDVDRLKKKLRREENIHRALERAFNRPLGALPRLPPYLPPYTLGLLAEVAVLEEEIVRLEEQVVHFRQDLYQEAVYMSSSKMKLEQSAGVSNSSPQSSPKLVKEESLSQTLDNAARSGTMSITLPKDRHGKENQTCTNSSKSSKQSICKGQTTKSPIKKLPIDNKSPQKRWDPPKKQQELRVKDLPIAEVRNHSLHDKPKGGESPNIISEIILKCLSSILLRMSTAKNLDSAGNVPHSWIPKSSKNCVEGSEFWDPYGICFEFGKRDIGPYKQLCAIEAKSFDPKRTAKSLFLLHRLKLLLRKLACVNFDNLNHQEKLAFWINIYNSCIMNAYIENGIPESPEMVVALMQKATINVGGHLLSATTIEHGILRLPYHFKFLNCKQTTLSKGGKNHETYGLELSEPLVTFALSCGTWSSPAVRIYTASRVENELEMAKKEYLQAAVGISKSKFLIPKLLDWYLLDFAKDLESLLDWICLQLPSDVGKEAIKFLEERKTEPLSQFVQIMPHEFNFRYLLCT from the exons ATGCGGGAAAGCTCGCGAGGGAGAGCGAATGGTTCAGTTAAGGGTGGAAAAACATCGAGCAAAGATAGAAAACTGGCTTTACAGAAAGAT GTCGACAGGTTGAAGAAAAAGCTTAGGCGTGAAGAGAACATACACAGAGCATTGGAGAGAGCTTTCAACAGGCCTTTGGGAGCTCTGCCTCGTCTTCCTCCGTATCTCCCTCCCTAC ACACTAGGACTTCTGGCTGAGGTGGCAGTACTGGAAGAAGAAATTGTTAGGCTTGAAGAACAGGTTGTGCATTTCAGGCAGGACTTGTACCAGGAAGCTGTGTACATGTCATCCTCTAAGATGAAACTGGAGCAATCAGCCGGTGTTAGCAATTCAAGTCCGCAGAGTAGTCCCAAACTGGTTAAAGAGGAGTCCCTTTCCCAGACGCTGGATAATGCTGCAAGATCTGGAACTATGTCTATAACACTTCCAA AGGATAGACATGGAAAAGAGAACCAAACATGTACTAATTCTTCCAAGAGTAGCAAACAGTCCATATGCAAAGGCCAGACTACCAAATCGCCGATTAAGAAACTCCCCATCGACAATAAATCACCACAGAAACGTTGGGATCCTCCAAAAAAGCAG CAAGAACTAAGGGTGAAAGACCTGCCAATTGCAGAAGTGAGAAACCATAGTCTACACGACAAACCAAAAGGGGGAGAAAGTCCAAATATAATATCCGAAATTATTCTGAAGTGTTTATCAAGCATTCTCTTGAGAATGAGTACTGCGAAGAATTTGGATTCTGCAGGTAATGTACCACACTCATGGATTCCAAAATCTAGTAAAAACTGCGTTGAAGGAAGTGAGTTTTGGGATCCTTATGGTATCTGTTTCGAATTCGGAAAGAGGGATATTGGTCCATACAAGCAATTATGTGCAATTGAAGCCAAATCATTCGATCCAAAACGAACTGCAAAATCTTTGTTTTTACTGCACCGGTTGAA ACTTCTTCTGAGAAAACTAGCCTGTGTCAACTTTGATAATCTCAACCACCAGGAGAAGCTTGCATTCTGGATCAACATCTATAACTCATGTATAATGAAT GCGTACATAGAAAATGGCATACCGGAGAGTCCTGAAATGGTTGTTGCGCTGATGCAGAAG GCCACAATAAATGTGGGTGGACACTTGCTAAGTGCAACAACTATAGAACATGGCATTTTAAGACTTCCTTATCACTTCAAATTT CTAAATTGTAAACAGACAACATTATCAAAGGGAGGGAAAAATCATGAAACTTATGGACTAGAATTGTCAGAACCCCTGGTGACATTTGCTCTATCCTGTGGAACTTGGTCCTCTCCTGCT GTGAGAATTTACACAGCATCTCGGGTTGAGAACGAACTTGAGATGGCCAAAAAGGAATACTTACAGGCTGCAGTTGGAATTTCGAAATCAAAGTTCCTTATCCCGAAGCTGCTGGATTGGTATTTACTGGACTTTGCAAAAGACTTGGAATCATTGCTGGATTGGATTTGCCTCCAATTACCAAGTGATGTGGGGAAAGAAGCTATCAAGTTCCTTGAGGAAAGAAAAACCGAGCCCCTCTCACAGTTTGTACAGATTATGCCACACGAGTTCAATTTTAGATACTTGTTGTGTACAtag
- the LOC106761117 gene encoding protein MIZU-KUSSEI 1: protein MPSVHSSPCYPMENPALASLLRHTTGESKRSSKFSSGGGLLKMFKLFPMLTSGCKMVALLGRPRKMLKDSATTGTIFGYRKGRVSLAIQEDTRQMPIFLIELPMLASALNKEMASDIMRIALESETKSSRKKLMEEFVWAVYCNGRKVGYSIRRKQMSDDELHVMQHLRGVSMGAGVLPTASDHKDSDGEMTYMRARFERVVGSKDSEALYMINPDGAQGPELSIFFVRPH from the coding sequence ATGCCATCGGTGCATTCTAGTCCGTGTTACCCGATGGAAAACCCGGCTTTGGCATCTTTACTCCGTCACACCACGGGGGAGAGTAAGCGTAGCAGCAAATTCTCCAGCGGAGGAGGCCTTTTGAAAATGTTCAAGTTGTTTCCCATGTTGACTTCTGGATGCAAAATGGTGGCTCTCTTGGGAAGACCTCGGAAAATGCTAAAGGACAGCGCGACCACCGGGACCATCTTCGGTTACCGCAAGGGGAGGGTGAGTTTGGCCATACAAGAGGACACGCGTCAAATGCCCATTTTTCTGATCGAGCTGCCCATGCTGGCCAGTGCTTTGAACAAGGAAATGGCATCCGACATCATGAGGATTGCGTTGGAGAGCGAGACCAAGAGCAGCAGGAAGAAGCTGATGGAAGAGTTCGTGTGGGCGGTCTATTGCAATGGGAGAAAGGTGGGTTACTCCATCAGGCGGAAACAGATGAGCGATGATGAGCTCCACGTGATGCAGCATTTGAGAGGGGTTTCTATGGGAGCAGGGGTGCTCCCCACCGCATCGGATCATAAAGATTCCGACGGAGAAATGACGTACATGAGGGCAAGGTTTGAGAGGGTGGTTGGGTCTAAGGATTCAGAGGCTTTGTACATGATAAACCCAGATGGGGCTCAAGGCCCCGAATTGAGTATCTTCTTTGTTAGACCTCACTAG